In Micropterus dolomieu isolate WLL.071019.BEF.003 ecotype Adirondacks linkage group LG09, ASM2129224v1, whole genome shotgun sequence, the DNA window tgctgCACGCAGACGGACAGCCGACAtgaatagatgtagaaatacataaatatggattcaacaatgcaagttatagaagaagaaaaataactgcagagaaagaacaacgtcgcagatatttacatgtgcagacgTGTTGCAAcgaaatatataaattcacaatataaaaacatacaacGAAGATGTggcaggtttgtgcatgatatgaaataaaagtaaatagaaaatgaataaatgtacaatctaaaactaaatataaaattttatgTGATGACAAATGTAATGAATACTAATGAgtacagacagcagcagagacTTCCTGTCAGAGACGTTTGAGATAACTAAACTTCTGCAGAGCTTCATTTCGATTTCAGGTCGTTTTATTGTCATTTCCGCTTGTTGGGGAGGGGGCGGGGCTTGCTAGCGATCAGCTGACATATGAAGGAGCGGGTCATGTGACGTGCGGCGCCTCCCGGTCACAACAAAAATGGCGGCTGCGGCGAAGAAGAGGAGCCGCGGAGCTTCTTCTCCGGTTTACCTGCTTCTTGTCTTCAGCCTGTTCAGCGGAGGACACAGTTTCAGCAGACAGGTGAGGAAATACGAACAAGTACGTAACGCGACGTAAGAGAGCGCGAGGGCACCAGCCGCCGACCGGAAGtgaaactgttttatttgttgacaGAAGTTTTCTACATTTGATGCTTTGTGTTTCAGATCAACGTTAAAACGTGTTTTAATGcagattattatttaatataaaacaaactgaacttAAAGAACTTTTACATTTCAGACAAACTTGAAATCTACAGAGTTTACGATCAGTTGATCAGTCACGATGACTTTATTGTCAACGGAAACAGATTTGTCATTAATCAAGACTTTACTctgttaaataaagttattaaacTGTTTTGATCTGATCGATCAGCCTGTCTTTGATCACTGATGGAGGTTTCTTCTTCTCTCGGTCAGTTGGTGGTAGAGCTGAACCCCGGCTCTCCTTTCGCGCCTCCCGGTGGCGAACTGCTGCACGTGAGAGCCGTGGGAGACAACGACACGCTGCACTTCCTGTTCTGCAGCCAGGGGGCGCCGACGCTGCTGCTCGTCCACACAAACACTTCTTCATCTACTGTCAAGGTCTGTTTTTATCAGTCATCACTTCGGCGCCGCACAGACACACGACGCGTTCCTATTACGTGTCGCAGAATAAACACGATGATCCTGAACCCGAGGAGCTCTGAcgttgcttctgattggtgcgCACCTGACCACACACCTGTCCTGAATAGATCTCGTGTTTCTCTCTCAGGTGAACTGGAGTCAGTTTGTGTCTCGTAACCACAGCGGCAGCCTGAAGGTGGAGCCAGAGAGCAGCGTCCTGCACAGCACCGCCGTCGTCTTCAGCAGGGTCAGATACATCCACCTTAAATCAGTCTGTCATCACTTAATGAGACTCATTAGTaactctgcccccccccccagctgtTGGAGTACGATGACGTTAACGACACGGCCGAGccgacctctgacctcctcccTCCGTACGAGCTGCAGGACTTCAGCTGGTCTCGCCTTCGCCTGTCGGGTCCGACCGCTTTGCTCTGCGGAGCCGCCGCCTCCTTCGCCAACGGATCGCTGTGCCTGCAGGTCAGAGGCCAACCTCCAACTGTCTGTCATCATGTGACCTCTGTCATGTGATCCATCATTTAACGTTAATGTGAAAAATCTGGATCAAATTTCCAAAAAGTCTGCAGATCCAGGCCAGATGCTAATGTGCTAAAATGCTAACCTGCTAATGTGCTAACCTGCTAATCTACTAAAATGCTAACCTGCTAATGTGCTAACCTGCTAATCTACTAAAATGCTAACCTGCTAATGTGCTAACCTGCTAATCTACTAATATGCTAACCTGCTAATATGCTAACCTGCTAATATGCTAACCTGCTAATATGCTAACCTGCTAATATGCTAACCTGCTAATATGCTAACCTGCTAATATGCTAACCTGCTAATCTACTAAAATGCTAACCAGCTAATGTGCTAACCAGCTAATCTGCTAAAATGCTAACCAGCTAATGTGCTAGCCTGCTAATGTGCTAATCTACTAAAATGCTAACCTGCTAATCTTTAGCTACAGAGAACAGGTTTTTAATATGTTGGcgttaaatgtttttaactttaatcTGATTCCTGTGATTTAATAGAAGTATTTTTCTTCCAGCTGTCAGTGTTTGAGTCCGCGGGGCGTGGTCAGTCGTGGCCCCGCCTCCTCCACACAGCTAACTCCTCCCAGGTGGGGGTGTGGATTGATGGCGTGTTGCCGCGGGCGAATCGTTCCAGGTTCCTATTGGAGCTGCAGGCGGTGGGCAGGGCCTATCCGCTCAGCAGAGTTGAGGTTCATCGATCGATCGACGACGAGTTCACGCCGTCAATATTCAAGGTGATAACTAACAGGAAGTTTACCTGCTGACAGTCTGCAGCCGTCACATGACGTGTGGTTTCTCATGCTAGCCGTGCTAGCTGCTAACACGTGTTGCCCTTTGACCTCTCAGGTGTCTCAGTGGGTGTCGGCGGAGAACGGCAGCTCTGACGTTCTGGGTTTTGTTCAATGGAAGCCGGTGGCGTACCGTCAGCCTGCTCCGACTCTGGAGGACGCCACGCCGTGCCGTCACTCTGACCCGCGGCCTCAGAGCGGCgaggcggcggcggcggcgtcCGGTCTGATTCGAGCGTTCTACGCAAAACCAGAAGCCTTCGGGCTGAACGTGAGCTTCGGCCTGGCAGGAGAACCGTTCTACGACAGCACCAAGTTCCTCAGCTGGTCAGTTTTTATCTGGTCAGTCTGGACGAGGTGACGAGGCGACGTCTTTAATCAGAATTCTTCTTCTGGTGTTTCTGTCAGGACGCTGCTGGTGGGCTCCGGCTCTCCTCCCATGGACTCCTTCTCGCCGCTGGTTCTCAGCATGATGGCGGTCGGGCTGGGGACGCCCCTGATCCTCCTGCTGGTGGGCGGAGTCTACGTCTGCGTCCGCAAGAGGGCGGCGGCCTCCACGGCGACCTACGAACCAATCAACTGACAGCTGGGTCGcagccaattttttttttatatatatttaaaatgtttttaaaaactgctgACAGACCGGTGACCTCACTGACTCCCTCCAGCCAATCAGGAGTCTGTTTCTTCAGATGGTCTCAGTCTGTCTGCTAAATGCTGAAATAAAGATCTGATCCCGGAACACGATCCGGTTGGTGCGTCTCTTCCTCTCAGCTCATTGGTTCCCTCTGATGACCTAAAACCACCCGCGAGCTGCTCGCTGTCGCTCACGTGACCTCGCCTGGCCTGAGTCGACCAATCAGAACCTCAGATTTCCAGCGTAACGTTTATACTCAgatctttttctctgtgttgaATCATTAAAGAAACTAAACTGGAACGGGTTTTAATGTCACAGACGTCGTTAATAAAGCGCCGCATCGCTGCGGCATCGGCTGGCGCTCCGACCCCAGCGGCACTGTGGGTAATGTATTTTATGGACGTGTCAGACTGTCGGCAGGGAAACACTTTGAACAACAGATTTAAATCCGTCTCTTTCGGACAGGAAGCTGCTGGTGAAGTCAGTTTGTTCTACATCTGATCACTTTCATGTTTGAGCCGCTCTGCAGCCGGAGACTCGTCCTCGTCTGTGATTGGCCATCTGCTGCGTTGCTTAGCTGGTACCGCACTGAATCCTGGGACGGGGAACTTGGTGTTAGAGTCAGCTGTTCTTGTTTCCACCACAGAGACGCAGTGTTGCTGTCAGACCGGCTCAGAACCAGGACCACTGAGGTCCAGTCTGTAACGTAAAGCTGGGTCCGGTTTGGTTTGATGTGCCCTTGTTGTGGTTCTACTGGTCCCTGAGGAACCGGGTCGCAGAGAGCCGGTTCCTCAGGGACCGGTTTGTTGTCCTCCACGGTCTTAACAACAGAATCGGATCTGAACACTTTCATCGgtttattttaaactttttacagaaaatagaaatttaaactttatttcatGACAGATTTAACTTTTGGACTAAATTGTCGTTGACAGAATCAAACGGGTCAGAAACGCCGTCGTCATGTTTCTAAACCCGAGTCCAGTTCTCTGCTGGTTCTTCAGTCCTGATCCCTGATGGATCCACGTGTTCTTAAAATACTGCCGCAGAGTAAAAACCACTCAGTCCTGGTCCAGGTCTCTCTTGTGTCCTAGATGGATTCGATTTGGCGTCGGACCTTCTCGGAGGCGAGGCGGTCGAGCCAGCGCTGACGGACGACCACCACGACGGCAAAGAGAGCCGTCAGAGCCAACATGGCCGCCTCGAACTTCCAGAAGAGATGCTCCTCCATCACGGCAGAGCGGCAGctgtggggggggggcgcaTGTTATTAATGACCATGATCAACCATCTAATAACCACGTAGCCGTCATCTGCCTGCAGCTAACGCCGCCACTCTGACCTCTTGTACTCGTCCTTGTTGGACCGGGTGCAGTTGACTCTCTCCACGTATCCCGTCAGCCCGCAGGACGACCAAGACCTCTGAAACCACAAACAGCCTCGTCACTTTAACGTCGTCATGATAACCACCGGCGGCGTCTTCATTTTGCACGCCGTCAGCATGTGACTTCAGCATGTGACTTCAGCACGTACCGTCTGGAAGGCGTTACACTGCGAACACTCGGCCGTCACCACGAActcctccagcagccagcagggggcggcGGCCGCCTTCACCGCTGCAGAacgaagagaagaagaaggaggtcAGGGTGGGGGGGGTCATGAGGTTACCCAGGATTCCTTGCTGCTGCGGAAAGACGTACCTGCAGTTTTGTCGTCGCTCAGCAGAGCAGCTCCGAAAACTctgcaacacaaaacacacgttacacacagagtacacacagggTACCCACACGGTGTACACATGGTATACACAGGGTACACACACGGTACACATTCTGACCACACAGGGTACACACAGGGTACACACACGGTACACATTCTGACCACACAgggtacacacagagtacacattctgaccacacagggtacacacagagtacacacagggTACCCACATGGTGTACACAGAGTATACACAGAGTACACACGGTACACATTCTGaccacacagagtacacacagggtacacacagagtacacattCTGACCACACAGGGTACACATTCTGaccacacagagtacacacagggtacacacagggtacacacagagtacacattctgaccacacagggtacacacacggtacacattctgaccacacagagtacacacagggtacacacagagtacacattctgaccacacagggtacacacacggtacacattctgaccacacagagtacacacagggtacacacagagtacacattctgaccacacagggtacacacacggtacacattctgaccacacagagtacacacagggtacacacagagtacacattctgaccacacagggtacacacacggtacacattctgaccacacagagtacacacagggtacacacagagtacacattctgaccacacagggtacacacacggtacacattctgaccacacagagtacacacagggtacacacagagtacacattctgaccacacagggtacacacacggtacacattctgaccacacagagtacacacagggtacacacagagtacacattctgaccacacagggtacacacacggtacacattctgaccacacagagtacacacagggtacacacagagtacacattCTGACCACACAGGGTACACACANNNNNNNNNNNNNNNNNNNNNNNNNNNNNNNNNNNNNNNNNNNNNNNNNNNNNNNNNNNNNNNNNNNNNNNNNNNNNNNNNNNNNNNNNNNNNNNNNNNNTGACCACACAGGGTACACACACGGTACACATTCTGaccacacagagtacacacagggtacacacagagtacacattctgaccacacagggtacacacacggtacacattctgaccacacagagtacacacagggtacacacagagtacacattctgaccacacagggtacacacacggtacacattctgaccacacagagtacacacagggtacacacagagtacacattctgaccacacagggtacacacacggtacacattctgaccacacagagtacacacagggtacacacagagtacacattctgaccacacagggtacacacacggtacacattctgaccacacagagtacacacagggtacacacagagtacacattctgaccacacagg includes these proteins:
- the LOC123976855 gene encoding glycosylated lysosomal membrane protein; amino-acid sequence: MAAAAKKRSRGASSPVYLLLVFSLFSGGHSFSRQLVVELNPGSPFAPPGGELLHVRAVGDNDTLHFLFCSQGAPTLLLVHTNTSSSTVKVNWSQFVSRNHSGSLKVEPESSVLHSTAVVFSRLLEYDDVNDTAEPTSDLLPPYELQDFSWSRLRLSGPTALLCGAAASFANGSLCLQLSVFESAGRGQSWPRLLHTANSSQVGVWIDGVLPRANRSRFLLELQAVGRAYPLSRVEVHRSIDDEFTPSIFKVSQWVSAENGSSDVLGFVQWKPVAYRQPAPTLEDATPCRHSDPRPQSGEAAAAASGLIRAFYAKPEAFGLNVSFGLAGEPFYDSTKFLSWTLLVGSGSPPMDSFSPLVLSMMAVGLGTPLILLLVGGVYVCVRKRAAASTATYEPIN
- the jtb gene encoding protein JTB, encoding MESDCRIPVACCRPRVLVLHALFWGLVSLRVFGAALLSDDKTAAVKAAAAPCWLLEEFVVTAECSQCNAFQTRSWSSCGLTGYVERVNCTRSNKDEYKSCRSAVMEEHLFWKFEAAMLALTALFAVVVVVRQRWLDRLASEKVRRQIESI